Proteins encoded in a region of the Stieleria neptunia genome:
- a CDS encoding Ni/Fe hydrogenase subunit alpha, producing MGRTIKIDPVSRIEGHAHITLHLDDDGNVDDAKFHLTQFRGFEKFCEGRPFPEMPALTARTCGICPVSHLVASSKACDHLLSVTIPPTGANLRRLMNLAQLMQSHALSFFHLSSADLLLGMDSNPKSRNIFGLLAVDPQLAKDGIRLRQIGQTIIEILGGKKIHPGWMVPGGVSAPITEEKRTEMLAMLPEGLEIAQRTFESFKGLIGKFSEEIEHFGNFPTMYLSLIQPNGGLEHYDGFFRIKDDSGAIVEDMVPLEEYERVIGEAVEPYSYMKFPYYLPAGYPEGIYRVGPLARLNNCDFCGTKLADAALDEFRALQHGRPVSSSFHFHFARLVEIIFALERMKELLDNPHILDTRVRARARGNRDEGIGVAEAPRGTLIHHYKIDDDGLITWANLIIATGHNNLAMNRGIKQAAEHFVDGNNMQEGMLNRVEAVIRCYDPCLSCASHAFGQMPLRIELHDSRGKVLDQLLREVS from the coding sequence ATGGGACGCACGATCAAAATCGATCCCGTTTCTCGCATCGAAGGTCACGCGCACATCACGCTGCACCTGGACGATGACGGCAACGTGGATGATGCGAAATTCCACCTGACGCAGTTCCGTGGCTTTGAAAAATTTTGCGAGGGACGGCCGTTCCCCGAAATGCCCGCGCTGACCGCCCGGACCTGCGGCATTTGCCCGGTCAGCCACCTGGTCGCTTCGTCCAAAGCCTGCGATCACCTGTTGAGCGTGACGATTCCGCCGACCGGGGCCAACCTGCGGCGGTTGATGAACCTGGCTCAATTGATGCAATCCCATGCGCTGTCGTTCTTTCATCTTTCTTCGGCCGACCTGCTGTTGGGCATGGATTCGAATCCGAAGTCGCGAAACATCTTTGGGCTGTTGGCCGTCGATCCCCAATTGGCCAAAGACGGAATCCGATTGCGGCAAATCGGCCAAACGATCATCGAAATTCTGGGCGGCAAAAAGATCCATCCCGGCTGGATGGTCCCCGGCGGCGTCAGCGCGCCGATCACCGAAGAGAAGCGAACCGAAATGTTGGCGATGCTGCCCGAAGGCTTGGAGATCGCCCAGCGGACCTTCGAATCCTTCAAGGGCTTGATCGGAAAGTTTTCCGAGGAAATCGAACACTTCGGCAATTTCCCGACGATGTACCTGAGCCTGATCCAACCCAACGGCGGGCTGGAACACTACGACGGTTTCTTCCGGATCAAAGACGACAGCGGGGCGATCGTCGAAGACATGGTGCCGCTGGAGGAATACGAACGCGTCATCGGTGAAGCGGTCGAACCGTATTCATACATGAAGTTTCCGTATTATCTGCCGGCAGGCTACCCCGAGGGGATTTACCGTGTCGGACCGTTGGCTCGATTGAACAACTGTGACTTCTGCGGAACCAAACTCGCCGACGCGGCGCTGGACGAGTTTCGCGCCTTGCAGCACGGTCGTCCGGTCAGCAGCAGCTTTCACTTTCACTTCGCCCGACTCGTTGAAATCATCTTTGCCCTGGAACGGATGAAGGAGTTGCTGGACAATCCCCACATCCTGGACACGCGGGTTCGAGCCCGTGCACGTGGCAACCGCGACGAGGGCATCGGTGTTGCCGAAGCGCCCCGGGGGACGTTGATTCACCACTACAAGATCGACGACGACGGTCTGATCACGTGGGCCAACCTGATCATCGCGACCGGTCACAACAACCTGGCGATGAATCGCGGCATCAAGCAGGCGGCCGAACACTTCGTCGACGGCAACAACATGCAGGAAGGGATGCTCAATCGAGTCGAGGCGGTGATCCGCTGCTATGACCCGTGTTTGAGTTGTGCCTCGCACGCCTTCGGCCAAATGCCGCTGCGAATCGAATTGCACGATTCACGCGGAAAGGTTTTGGATCAGTTGCTGCGTGAGGTTTCGTAA